In a genomic window of Streptomyces sp. NBC_01231:
- a CDS encoding DUF418 domain-containing protein, protein MNQVDSAYHWYPIAKFLDLFVQERFFPIFCFLFGLSFAIFLDSAAQRSDRPRLLLTRRLIALGLLGAAHQLLQPGEALAPYAIVGLVILLPATWLPTWLVLTGGLLGTVASVTLVGGGILSIPGLFLLGLAVARLGIAHTLDRRTGQLAAVLALAAPAAAAAVWCQHTYSSLGPFATRIAAEAGLLGALTYATALLLLLRTPLGRPLSAVLEPLGRMALTNYITATLAVTAASPLLDLRDSGRWGTAMLLAAGIIQPLVAAPVPLRTPGVVPALPHLVDHRAHHPLPGGSRLKRVRRARPEAGGDDARRQGQAECWGHSQDRLLACDFGAQCRKAPSWAMILPMRYHPGPGRDARCLRTPSHLTCSFRDAHGLLTVRIVAADERWPVRLTNISIEWQGLLLRCRCSAGWPPSPSSVRSAVLADDPCYGQGRRVIGDL, encoded by the coding sequence ATGAATCAGGTAGACAGCGCCTACCACTGGTACCCCATCGCAAAGTTCCTCGACCTGTTCGTCCAGGAACGCTTCTTCCCGATCTTCTGCTTCCTCTTCGGGCTCAGCTTCGCGATCTTCCTGGACAGCGCCGCCCAGCGCTCGGACCGTCCCCGGCTGCTCCTGACGCGCCGGCTGATCGCTCTGGGCCTGCTCGGCGCCGCCCACCAACTCCTCCAGCCCGGTGAGGCGCTGGCACCGTACGCGATCGTCGGACTCGTCATCCTGCTGCCTGCCACCTGGCTGCCGACCTGGCTGGTGCTGACGGGCGGCCTGCTGGGCACCGTCGCTTCGGTCACCCTGGTCGGCGGCGGAATTCTCAGCATCCCGGGCCTGTTCCTGCTCGGCCTGGCGGTCGCCCGCCTCGGCATCGCCCACACCTTGGACCGCCGCACCGGCCAACTGGCCGCCGTTCTCGCCCTGGCGGCTCCGGCGGCAGCCGCCGCGGTGTGGTGCCAGCACACCTATTCGTCGCTCGGGCCGTTCGCCACCCGCATCGCCGCCGAAGCCGGCCTGCTCGGCGCCCTCACCTACGCCACCGCCCTGCTGCTCCTGCTGCGCACGCCGCTCGGCCGCCCGTTGTCGGCGGTGCTGGAACCGCTCGGCCGGATGGCACTGACCAACTACATCACCGCCACACTCGCCGTCACCGCCGCCTCCCCGCTGCTCGACCTCAGGGACTCCGGGCGCTGGGGCACCGCCATGCTGCTGGCCGCGGGGATCATTCAGCCACTGGTGGCTGCGCCGGTTCCGCTACGGACCCCTGGAGTGGTGCCTGCGCTGCCTCACCTGGTGGACCATCGTGCCCATCACCCGCTCCCTGGCGGCAGCCGCCTGAAACGGGTCAGACGCGCACGACCGGAAGCCGGGGGTGACGACGCGAGGCGGCAGGGTCAGGCAGAATGTTGGGGGCACTCCCAAGATCGTCTGCTGGCCTGCGACTTCGGTGCGCAATGCCGGAAAGCCCCCAGCTGGGCGATGATCCTTCCGATGCGCTACCACCCCGGACCTGGCCGAGATGCCCGGTGCCTACGCACACCAAGCCATCTGACATGCAGTTTTCGCGATGCACACGGCTTGTTGACGGTGCGCATCGTGGCTGCCGATGAGCGGTGGCCTGTTCGTCTAACGAACATATCCATTGAGTGGCAGGGCTTACTTCTACGTTGTCGCTGCTCGGCAGGTTGGCCACCGTCGCCGAGCAGCGTGAGGTCGGCTGTCCTCGCCGACGACCCCTGTTATGGACAAGGGCGTCGAGTCATCGGAGACCTGTGA
- a CDS encoding (2Fe-2S)-binding protein — protein sequence MSTEHPPQAVTPPGASSTPPPTRRTFIATTTVVGGAAVAGGLIAAPPALAAEGAVAAEGPPGSRVSLTVNGVRRTVTVDNRTSLLDLLREHLDLTGSKKGCNAGACGACTVLVDGRRVNSCLTLAVRLEGAEVTTIEGLADGEQLHPLQQAFIDQDAFQCGFCTSGQIVSGVGCIQEGHTGSPEEIREWMSGNLCRCGCYVKIERAVEQAAGRK from the coding sequence ATGTCCACCGAACATCCCCCCCAAGCCGTGACTCCCCCCGGCGCGTCCTCCACACCACCACCCACCCGGCGTACCTTCATCGCCACGACCACCGTTGTCGGAGGAGCCGCCGTGGCAGGCGGCCTGATCGCGGCGCCGCCCGCGCTCGCTGCCGAGGGAGCGGTGGCCGCCGAGGGGCCGCCAGGCAGCCGTGTCTCCTTGACGGTCAACGGCGTCCGGCGCACCGTCACGGTCGACAACCGCACCTCGCTGCTGGACCTGCTGCGCGAGCATCTCGACCTGACCGGCTCCAAGAAGGGCTGTAACGCCGGTGCCTGCGGCGCTTGTACGGTCCTGGTCGACGGACGCCGGGTCAACTCCTGTCTGACGCTGGCGGTGCGACTGGAGGGCGCCGAGGTCACCACGATCGAGGGCCTGGCCGACGGTGAGCAACTGCACCCGCTGCAGCAGGCGTTCATCGACCAGGACGCCTTCCAGTGCGGCTTCTGCACGTCGGGCCAGATCGTGTCCGGCGTCGGGTGCATCCAGGAGGGTCACACCGGCTCGCCGGAGGAGATCCGGGAGTGGATGAGCGGCAATCTCTGCCGCTGCGGCTGCTACGTGAAGATCGAGCGGGCGGTCGAGCAGGCCGCCGGCCGGAAGTGA
- a CDS encoding xanthine dehydrogenase family protein subunit M, with protein MYPFTYTKAADMREALNAGWRGGRYIAGGTTLVDLMRETVERPGSLVDISSLPLREVTVTERGGLRIGALVRMAEAAAHPKVRVLYPVISEALELSASAQLRNMATIGGNIMQRTRCTYFRDVTAACNKREPGSGCAALHGYNRSHAILGTSDHCVATHPSDVAVAFAALEATVHLLGPDGERRVAFADFLLQPGSTPNHEQALRKGELIRAVEIPALPRPLKSGYLKVRDRQSYEFALTSAAVALHIRGGVIREAKVAAGGVGTVPWRLPAVERHLIGERPSDRLWAEAAEQAADGAHPLTHNGFKSELLKRTVERQLRTVGGTK; from the coding sequence ATGTATCCCTTCACCTACACCAAGGCCGCGGACATGCGTGAGGCCCTCAACGCGGGTTGGCGCGGCGGGCGTTACATCGCCGGCGGCACCACACTCGTCGACCTGATGCGGGAGACCGTCGAACGCCCCGGCTCGCTGGTCGACATCAGCTCCCTGCCGCTGCGCGAGGTCACCGTCACCGAGCGCGGGGGCCTGCGCATCGGCGCCCTGGTCCGCATGGCCGAGGCCGCCGCCCACCCCAAGGTGCGTGTCCTGTATCCCGTCATCTCCGAGGCGCTGGAGCTGAGCGCCTCGGCCCAGCTGCGGAACATGGCGACCATCGGTGGCAACATCATGCAGCGCACCCGGTGCACGTACTTCCGTGACGTGACCGCCGCCTGCAACAAGCGCGAGCCGGGCTCCGGGTGCGCCGCCCTGCACGGCTACAACCGCAGCCACGCGATCCTCGGCACCTCCGACCACTGCGTGGCCACCCATCCCTCCGACGTCGCGGTGGCCTTCGCGGCACTGGAGGCGACGGTGCACCTGCTGGGCCCGGACGGGGAGCGCCGTGTCGCCTTCGCCGACTTCCTGCTCCAGCCGGGCAGCACGCCGAACCACGAACAGGCCCTGCGCAAGGGCGAGTTGATTAGGGCTGTGGAGATCCCGGCCCTTCCTCGCCCGCTGAAGTCCGGCTACCTGAAGGTGCGCGATCGCCAGTCCTACGAGTTCGCGCTCACCTCGGCCGCGGTCGCGCTGCACATCCGCGGCGGCGTCATCCGCGAGGCGAAGGTCGCCGCCGGCGGTGTGGGAACCGTGCCGTGGAGGCTGCCCGCCGTCGAGCGCCACCTCATCGGCGAACGCCCCTCCGACCGGCTGTGGGCCGAGGCCGCCGAGCAGGCGGCCGACGGGGCCCACCCCCTCACGCACAACGGCTTCAAGTCCGAGCTGCTCAAACGCACCGTCGAACGCCAGCTGCGCACCGTGGGAGGCACCAAATGA
- a CDS encoding xanthine dehydrogenase family protein molybdopterin-binding subunit: MSQPQAAVGAGLPRVDARLRVTGGAKYAADNSPDGVVHAVIVEGSVGRGRITGVDTRAAEAQPGVLKVISHLNAPKLPPVEGRFPPGKPLRAFQDDRVQFFGQPVAVAVATTLEIAQHAASLVKVSYAAETSSTDLSVADPAGETQTYARGDADRALDSAAVRLESTYRTARNHHNPMEPAGIVAHWDGDRLTVWEKTQYVQGTVFTLSGEFGIPPDHIRVISPFVGGAFGNAARTWVHSVIAAMAAREVKRPVKLVLTRRQMYFAVGFRPAYEYELRVGADRRGRLTVSTHDVRAESSRYETYSESVLVPGRMLYSTPNVRQAYDHVPLDVSTPWFMRGPGYASGAYPVESAMDELAHELGVDPIELRLRNEPADDESSNLPFSTRRLRECYRAGAREFGWHRRNPKPRSTHDGDWLIGMGMAAGVYDTARSEAQASVRLDADGTALVQSSTSDMGPGTATSMSQVAADALGLTMRQVTFRLGDSLLPPAPVHAGSMTMASVGSAVQDGCDKLRKQAITLAVKDEGSPLYGADAADIVVRGGRLYVKDEPTRGETYQRLLARNDRTHLEVLGLYAGAPEPEKFSLYAYSAIFAEVAVDARLGLVRVRRMVGVYDAARIINPRLADSQAIGAMTGGIGQALLEHTVTDHRDGRLVNANFADYLVPSHADVHDLKAIFIDGEDREADPIGVKGLGEIVIVGVAPAIANAVFNATGRRIRELPITAEALL; this comes from the coding sequence ATGAGCCAGCCGCAGGCAGCAGTAGGTGCGGGGCTGCCCCGGGTCGACGCACGACTGAGGGTGACCGGGGGAGCGAAGTACGCCGCCGACAACAGCCCCGACGGGGTTGTGCACGCGGTCATCGTGGAAGGCAGCGTCGGCCGCGGCCGGATCACGGGCGTCGACACCCGCGCCGCCGAAGCCCAGCCCGGCGTGCTGAAGGTGATCAGCCACCTCAACGCGCCCAAACTTCCGCCCGTCGAAGGGCGGTTCCCGCCGGGCAAGCCGCTGCGCGCCTTCCAGGACGACCGGGTCCAGTTCTTCGGACAGCCGGTCGCGGTCGCGGTGGCGACCACGCTGGAGATCGCACAGCATGCCGCGAGCCTGGTGAAGGTCTCCTACGCCGCCGAGACCTCCTCGACCGACCTGAGCGTCGCCGACCCCGCCGGCGAAACCCAGACCTATGCACGCGGCGACGCCGACCGGGCCCTGGACTCCGCCGCGGTCCGGCTGGAGAGCACGTATCGGACGGCCCGCAATCACCACAACCCGATGGAACCGGCCGGCATCGTCGCCCACTGGGACGGCGACCGGCTGACCGTCTGGGAGAAGACCCAGTATGTGCAGGGCACCGTGTTCACCCTGTCCGGCGAGTTCGGCATCCCGCCGGACCACATCCGCGTCATCTCGCCGTTCGTCGGCGGCGCCTTCGGCAACGCCGCCCGCACCTGGGTGCACTCCGTCATCGCGGCCATGGCCGCGCGCGAAGTGAAACGCCCCGTGAAACTCGTCCTCACCCGCAGGCAGATGTACTTCGCGGTGGGATTCCGGCCGGCATACGAGTACGAACTGCGCGTGGGCGCCGACCGGCGGGGCCGCCTGACCGTGTCGACGCACGACGTCCGCGCCGAGTCCTCCCGCTACGAGACGTACAGCGAGAGCGTTCTCGTCCCCGGCCGGATGCTCTACAGCACGCCCAATGTGCGGCAGGCGTATGACCACGTCCCGCTGGACGTGAGCACGCCGTGGTTCATGCGCGGCCCCGGCTACGCCAGCGGCGCCTACCCCGTCGAGTCGGCCATGGACGAACTCGCCCACGAACTGGGCGTGGACCCCATCGAGCTGCGGCTGCGCAACGAACCGGCCGACGACGAGTCCAGCAACCTGCCGTTCTCCACCCGCCGCCTGCGCGAGTGCTACCGCGCGGGCGCCCGCGAGTTCGGCTGGCACCGGCGCAACCCCAAGCCCCGCTCGACGCATGACGGCGACTGGCTCATCGGTATGGGTATGGCCGCCGGTGTCTACGACACCGCGCGCAGCGAGGCTCAGGCCTCGGTCCGGCTCGACGCCGACGGCACCGCCCTGGTGCAGTCCTCGACCAGCGACATGGGGCCCGGTACGGCCACGTCCATGAGCCAGGTCGCCGCCGACGCCCTCGGCCTGACCATGCGCCAGGTGACTTTCCGGCTCGGGGACTCCCTCCTGCCCCCGGCCCCCGTCCACGCCGGCTCGATGACCATGGCCAGTGTCGGATCCGCCGTCCAGGACGGCTGCGACAAGCTGCGTAAGCAGGCGATCACGCTCGCGGTCAAGGACGAGGGATCACCGCTGTACGGCGCCGATGCCGCCGACATCGTCGTACGAGGCGGTCGGCTGTATGTGAAGGACGAGCCCACCCGCGGGGAGACATACCAGCGGCTCCTGGCCCGCAACGACCGGACGCACCTCGAAGTGCTCGGCTTGTACGCAGGGGCGCCGGAACCGGAGAAGTTCTCTCTCTACGCCTACTCCGCGATCTTCGCCGAGGTGGCTGTCGACGCCCGCCTCGGCCTGGTACGGGTGCGGCGTATGGTCGGCGTGTACGACGCCGCCCGGATCATCAACCCGAGGCTCGCCGACAGCCAGGCCATCGGTGCCATGACCGGCGGCATCGGTCAGGCCCTCCTCGAGCACACGGTCACCGACCACCGCGACGGCCGGCTCGTCAACGCGAACTTCGCCGACTACCTCGTGCCGAGCCACGCCGACGTTCACGACCTGAAGGCGATCTTCATCGACGGGGAGGACCGCGAAGCCGACCCCATCGGCGTCAAGGGACTCGGCGAGATCGTCATCGTCGGAGTGGCGCCCGCCATCGCCAACGCGGTGTTCAACGCCACCGGCCGTCGCATCCGCGAACTGCCCATCACCGCCGAGGCCCTGCTCTGA
- a CDS encoding XdhC family protein, with amino-acid sequence MLNIADTLHKWCREARPFALATVVHVSGSTPLPVGTALAVDTDGTAVGSISGGCVEAVVYELSQHVLAHGGPPARARFGYSDDDAFAVGLTCGGEIEVLVQRVDPAAETHLVAALEAVLAGHPTAVAHVVDGPDEFVGSMLHVPDEGPHDGTLGKESEDREVVSRARALLRAGRTARIEVGGDADTCPERLSVLVHSHAPRPRMLIFGAVDFASALSQAGHFLGFSVTVCDARPVFTTPARFPYADEVVVDWPHRYLAATGTDARTAVCVLTHDAKFDIPLLRLALTLPVGYVGAMGSRRTHRHRIDLLREAGVSQDQLARLHSPIGLDIGARTPEETAISITAEIIAHVNRGTGRPLSHGTGPIHRPAQPLPGLATAV; translated from the coding sequence ATGCTGAACATCGCGGACACATTGCACAAGTGGTGCCGCGAGGCCCGCCCCTTCGCCCTCGCCACCGTCGTCCACGTCAGCGGGAGTACACCCCTGCCAGTGGGCACCGCCCTCGCCGTCGATACGGACGGCACCGCCGTCGGCAGCATCTCCGGCGGCTGTGTCGAAGCGGTGGTCTATGAACTGAGCCAACACGTCCTCGCACACGGCGGGCCGCCCGCCCGCGCCCGCTTCGGTTACTCCGACGACGACGCCTTCGCCGTAGGCCTGACCTGTGGCGGCGAGATCGAGGTCCTGGTACAGCGCGTGGATCCCGCAGCGGAGACCCATCTTGTAGCCGCCCTCGAAGCCGTGCTGGCGGGGCACCCCACGGCCGTGGCCCATGTCGTCGACGGCCCCGACGAGTTCGTCGGCAGTATGCTCCACGTTCCCGATGAGGGGCCCCACGACGGCACTCTCGGCAAGGAGAGCGAGGACCGGGAGGTCGTGTCGCGTGCCCGTGCGCTCCTGCGGGCGGGCCGTACAGCCCGCATCGAGGTCGGTGGTGACGCCGACACCTGCCCCGAGCGGCTGTCCGTACTCGTCCACTCCCACGCACCCCGCCCCCGCATGCTGATCTTCGGTGCCGTCGACTTCGCCTCCGCCCTCAGCCAAGCCGGCCACTTCCTCGGCTTCTCGGTCACCGTCTGCGACGCCCGCCCCGTTTTCACCACCCCCGCCCGATTCCCGTACGCCGACGAAGTCGTCGTCGACTGGCCCCACCGCTACCTGGCCGCCACCGGGACCGACGCCCGCACCGCCGTCTGCGTCCTCACCCACGACGCCAAGTTCGACATCCCCCTGCTGCGTCTGGCACTGACCCTCCCCGTCGGCTACGTCGGCGCCATGGGCTCGCGACGCACACACAGGCACCGTATCGACCTGCTCCGTGAAGCCGGCGTCTCCCAGGACCAGTTGGCCCGTCTGCACTCGCCGATCGGCCTGGACATCGGCGCCCGTACTCCCGAGGAGACAGCGATCTCCATCACGGCGGAGATCATCGCCCACGTCAACCGCGGCACGGGCCGGCCTCTGTCGCACGGCACCGGCCCCATCCACCGTCCCGCGCAGCCTCTGCCCGGCCTGGCGACGGCGGTGTGA
- a CDS encoding response regulator transcription factor, with protein MTIRVLLVDDQTLVRTSFRMLIECEPDMEVVGEAATGEEAVRLARSTCADVVLMDIRMPDMDGLAATRAISADEDLAGVRVLILTTFEADEHVFQALRAGASGFLGKSVDLSYLLDAIRLVARGEALLSPRATRALIAHYLTTPDRTSTPAPELTSLTERERQVLGLVAGGLSNDAIAEQLHISPSTAKTHVNRIMAKLDVRARAQLVVIAYQTGYAHPSA; from the coding sequence ATGACCATCCGCGTTCTGCTCGTCGACGACCAGACCCTCGTGCGCACCAGCTTCCGCATGCTCATCGAGTGTGAGCCGGACATGGAGGTCGTCGGAGAGGCTGCGACGGGCGAGGAGGCGGTCAGGCTGGCCCGCAGCACGTGTGCCGACGTCGTGCTGATGGACATCCGGATGCCCGACATGGACGGCCTCGCCGCCACGCGCGCCATTTCGGCGGACGAAGACCTCGCGGGCGTACGGGTGCTGATCCTGACGACCTTTGAAGCCGACGAGCACGTCTTCCAGGCGCTACGTGCCGGCGCCAGCGGGTTCCTGGGAAAAAGCGTGGACCTCTCCTACCTCCTCGACGCCATCCGGCTGGTTGCCCGCGGCGAGGCGCTGCTGTCGCCCAGGGCGACCAGGGCACTCATCGCCCACTACCTCACCACACCCGACAGGACGAGCACTCCGGCCCCGGAGCTGACGAGCCTGACCGAACGCGAGCGCCAAGTGCTCGGCCTCGTGGCCGGCGGCCTCTCCAACGACGCCATCGCCGAACAGCTCCACATCTCGCCCTCGACCGCCAAGACCCACGTGAACCGCATCATGGCCAAGCTCGACGTCCGCGCCCGCGCCCAACTGGTCGTGATCGCCTACCAGACCGGCTACGCCCACCCCAGCGCATGA
- a CDS encoding histidine kinase, whose protein sequence is MIGPASLQRVTGAHPRLLDAALATLVSGLGLLPLLFGRWPDGVRPSGADAVAAAAAFLLVLARRRAPLPVLALTVLGEGTFTVLESYPSRVLKVAALIAVYTVARTVRRRIALIAVSGTALALYAVITYATDSATGPEAGAVFAWTGMFAAVGATVRTWHAYAAAMEERALRAEATKEEEARRRVAEERLRIARELHDVIAHHIALITIQAGVADRFLRGRPDQAEVALGHIRDAGRMVLDELGPLLHVLRQSGDETDEAQPTDPVPGLSRLGALLESLAAAGLSVRHRQADHPRPLPTAIDLAAYRVIQEGLTNAHKHGANAEADLLLDYGPDELCIQITNLPHIGPSPVSAATGTGHGLTGMRERAHTVGGSLRAGADADGRFRLAVHLPLPAAGPPTDTPASDRSGTALRATAAEGRQG, encoded by the coding sequence GTGATCGGACCTGCGTCGCTGCAACGGGTCACCGGCGCTCACCCACGGTTGCTGGACGCCGCCCTCGCCACCCTCGTGAGCGGTCTCGGCCTGCTGCCCCTGCTGTTCGGACGGTGGCCCGACGGCGTACGACCGTCGGGCGCCGACGCGGTCGCCGCGGCGGCCGCGTTCCTGCTTGTGCTGGCCCGCCGCCGGGCGCCGCTGCCCGTCCTGGCGCTGACCGTGCTCGGGGAGGGGACCTTCACCGTCCTCGAGTCGTATCCGTCGCGGGTGCTGAAGGTGGCCGCGTTGATCGCGGTCTACACCGTGGCCCGAACGGTCCGTCGGCGGATCGCCTTGATCGCCGTCTCGGGCACGGCCCTCGCCCTGTACGCCGTCATCACCTACGCGACGGATTCGGCCACCGGCCCGGAGGCCGGCGCCGTGTTCGCCTGGACCGGGATGTTCGCCGCCGTCGGGGCCACCGTACGCACCTGGCACGCCTACGCCGCCGCGATGGAGGAGCGAGCGCTGCGGGCGGAGGCGACCAAGGAAGAAGAGGCCCGCCGCCGGGTCGCCGAAGAGCGGCTGCGCATCGCGCGGGAACTCCACGACGTGATCGCCCACCACATCGCCCTGATCACCATTCAGGCGGGGGTGGCCGACCGCTTCCTGCGAGGCCGGCCGGATCAGGCCGAGGTGGCGCTCGGCCACATCCGTGACGCCGGCCGCATGGTCCTGGACGAACTGGGCCCGCTGCTGCACGTACTACGACAGTCCGGCGACGAGACGGACGAGGCACAACCGACCGACCCCGTGCCCGGCCTGTCCCGCCTCGGAGCGCTCCTCGAATCGCTGGCCGCGGCCGGGCTGAGCGTCCGCCATCGGCAGGCCGACCACCCGCGCCCCCTGCCGACCGCCATCGACCTGGCCGCCTACCGCGTCATCCAGGAAGGCCTGACCAACGCCCACAAACACGGCGCGAACGCCGAGGCGGACCTGCTCCTCGACTACGGGCCCGACGAACTGTGTATCCAAATCACCAACCTGCCACACATCGGCCCGTCCCCGGTGTCGGCCGCGACGGGCACCGGACACGGGCTGACGGGAATGCGCGAGCGCGCCCACACGGTCGGCGGCAGCCTCCGTGCCGGAGCAGACGCCGACGGTCGTTTTCGCCTCGCCGTGCATCTACCGCTGCCCGCAGCCGGACCCCCGACCGACACCCCCGCATCAGATCGGTCCGGCACGGCCCTGCGCGCTACCGCCGCTGAGGGGAGGCAGGGATGA
- a CDS encoding ABC transporter permease, whose translation MSTTALDAQDTRKTTVAPGRHAGGLRVTFPRVVHMEWIKLRSLRSTLYTLAITVALVVGLGLLFSSVVGSGDGPDQNDFGDPTSISLGGVLLASLAVAVLGVLMSAGEYATGSIRATLAAVPSRLPVLWGKVVVFALVSFVLMFLAALGAFLAGQSVMSSRGLDTTALSDPGVFRALVGAAVYLTGAGLIGLAVGVLLRNTAGAITLVVGALFVVPGLIQLLPSSWNDAIGPYLPSNAADAVMAVRTAGDSLSPGSGLVVFAGYIVVLLAGAAVMLKRRDA comes from the coding sequence ATGAGCACCACCGCCCTCGACGCACAGGACACACGGAAGACGACCGTGGCCCCCGGTCGACATGCGGGCGGTCTGCGGGTGACCTTCCCGCGGGTCGTCCACATGGAATGGATCAAGCTACGGTCGCTGCGCTCGACGCTTTACACGCTGGCGATCACTGTGGCCCTGGTCGTCGGCCTCGGGCTGCTGTTCAGCAGTGTGGTCGGCTCGGGAGACGGTCCCGATCAGAATGATTTCGGTGACCCGACCTCGATCAGCCTGGGCGGGGTGTTGCTCGCCTCGCTGGCCGTCGCGGTGCTCGGGGTGCTGATGAGTGCCGGCGAGTACGCCACCGGGTCCATCCGTGCCACGTTGGCTGCGGTCCCCTCACGCCTGCCGGTGCTGTGGGGGAAGGTGGTCGTCTTCGCCTTGGTGAGCTTCGTGCTCATGTTCCTCGCGGCCCTGGGGGCCTTCCTCGCCGGTCAGTCGGTCATGTCCTCTCGCGGTCTGGACACCACCGCGCTGTCCGATCCGGGGGTGTTCCGGGCGCTTGTCGGCGCGGCCGTCTACCTGACCGGTGCCGGACTGATCGGCTTGGCGGTCGGCGTCCTGCTGCGCAACACTGCCGGGGCGATCACCCTCGTGGTGGGCGCGCTGTTCGTGGTGCCCGGGCTGATCCAGCTCCTGCCGAGCAGCTGGAACGACGCCATCGGCCCGTACCTGCCGTCGAACGCGGCGGACGCGGTCATGGCGGTGCGGACGGCCGGTGACTCGCTGTCACCCGGATCCGGGCTCGTGGTGTTCGCCGGTTACATTGTCGTGCTCCTGGCCGGCGCGGCCGTCATGCTCAAGCGGCGCGACGCGTGA
- a CDS encoding ATP-binding cassette domain-containing protein → MIEVNGLSKRYGDKLAVDALSFTVRPGVVTGFLGPNGAGKSTTMRMVMGLDRPSSGTVHVNGRPYEQHKAPLQEIGALLEAKAIHPGRSAYNHLLALAASNGIGKRRVLEVIDMVGLTEVARKRAGGFSLGMGQRLGIASALLGDPHIIMLDEPVNGLDPEGVLWIRNLLKGLADQGRTVFVSSHLMTEMALIAEDLIVIGKGRLLSAGPLADFVAQSSSRSVRVQSPQDASLRELLVGDGVAVTSSQPGVLEVQGLEAAEIGERAAAAGLVLHELFVQEASLEEAFMELTRDSVEYHATTAEFATAGRTSR, encoded by the coding sequence GTGATCGAGGTGAACGGCCTCAGTAAGAGGTACGGGGACAAGCTCGCGGTCGACGCGCTGAGCTTCACCGTGCGTCCTGGAGTGGTGACGGGTTTTCTCGGGCCCAACGGGGCGGGCAAGTCGACGACGATGCGGATGGTCATGGGTCTGGACCGGCCGTCGTCCGGAACGGTCCACGTCAACGGCCGCCCCTACGAGCAGCACAAGGCCCCGCTGCAGGAGATCGGGGCGCTGCTGGAGGCGAAGGCGATCCACCCCGGACGCTCGGCGTACAACCACCTGCTCGCGCTGGCGGCGAGTAACGGCATCGGCAAGCGGCGGGTGCTGGAGGTGATCGACATGGTCGGTCTGACGGAGGTGGCCCGCAAGCGGGCGGGCGGCTTCTCGCTGGGCATGGGGCAGCGGCTGGGCATCGCCTCGGCACTGCTCGGCGACCCGCACATCATCATGCTGGACGAGCCGGTCAACGGCCTCGACCCGGAAGGGGTGCTGTGGATCCGCAACCTTCTGAAGGGCCTCGCGGATCAGGGTCGGACCGTCTTCGTCTCCTCCCACTTGATGACCGAGATGGCGTTGATCGCCGAGGACCTCATCGTGATCGGGAAGGGCCGGCTGCTGTCCGCGGGCCCGCTCGCCGACTTCGTCGCCCAGTCGTCCAGCCGGAGCGTACGGGTGCAGTCGCCGCAGGACGCGTCCCTGCGTGAGCTGCTGGTTGGTGACGGCGTCGCGGTCACCAGCAGCCAGCCCGGCGTGCTGGAGGTCCAGGGGCTGGAGGCCGCCGAGATCGGCGAACGCGCCGCGGCCGCCGGGCTGGTGCTGCACGAGTTGTTCGTCCAGGAGGCGTCACTGGAGGAGGCGTTCATGGAGCTCACCCGCGACTCCGTTGAATACCACGCCACCACCGCAGAGTTCGCCACCGCCGGAAGGACGAGCCGATGA